One part of the Arabidopsis thaliana chromosome 1 sequence genome encodes these proteins:
- a CDS encoding Transducin/WD40 repeat-like superfamily protein has protein sequence MAKRGYKLQEFVAHSGNVNCLSIGKKTSRLLLTGGDDYKVNLWSIGKTTSPMSLCGHTSPVDSVAFNSEEVLVLAGASSGVIKLWDLEESKMVRAFTGHRSNCSAVEFHPFGEFLASGSSDTNLRVWDTRKKGCIQTYKGHTRGISTIEFSPDGRWVVSGGLDNVVKVWDLTAGKLLHEFKCHEGPIRSLDFHPLEFLLATGSADRTVKFWDLETFELIGTTRPEATGVRAIAFHPDGQTLFCGLDDGLKVYSWEPVICRDGVDMGWSTLGDFCINEGKFIGCSYYRNSVGIWVSDISELEPYGAVSEDKNECMVKRFSVLNDQSERMGSGPRGSVSPDYETREIKNIYVDCGNLNVAQNPGSLKATLPLESGKVATMVSEKQNAAYFGPAGDKYSSTSRDSDSGEESSYSERESIPFSRTKSGMLLRPAHVRKTLAKFEESKQSAVVQSATRKKSGLAVEEEPQTQNAFLSEQNASKPFDAEDSIIKGITNKFEKALSSEPPTDEANRMFLKPPRIHRSSNSKYNDTRRAMSADPATFGKGGMENSGDVEDIPSKTERVLSREKPGDEQKNTEYPSGSRELNPVKIVEGVNVVSGRTRSLVEKFERGEKTTHTEGASTTIEQNNNAVQEDPRKTSRQTGETPVISTRRARSTPARVMPIVLNRDSNVTSDEPPLTQPARTSSFPVMPVILNQASNVTYDEPSVALTQESRTSHARILPVTFNQATNITSEEASVTLRRQRRNSAARVRPVLLSQATSHECPVTSVRPLRTSPARVMPTKLNQSVNMTSDTSHIASMHRVSPTQMLATPTVIDQVADMTLDETHATQIQPACDNMPQKEEPNISDREDDSDITENLMLTHNEFLSTLQSRLTKLQIVRHFWERSDVKGAIGALRKLTDQSVQADVISILTEKIEILTLDMFSQLVPVLTSLLGSRTERPVNVSLDMLLKLVAVFGTVIRSTVSAPRIVGVDLHANERLEICQICSAGLHKIQRILPVLARRGGLITRKAQELNLVLQEP, from the exons ATGGCGAAGCGTGGATATAAGCTAC AGGAGTTTGTGGCACATTCTGGAAATGTGAATTGTCTAAGTATCGGAAAGAAGACGTCACGGCTCCTTCTAACAGGTGGAGATGATTATAAGGTCAACCTTTGGTCAATCGGCAAAACCACTTCTCCAATG AGTCTTTGTGGGCATACAAGCCCGGTTGATTCAGTAGCTTTTAACTCAGAAGAAGTTTTGGTACTCGCTGGGGCTTCTTCAGGTGTGATAAAGCTGTGGGATCTAGAAGAATCAAAGA TGGTTCGAGCTTTTACTGGACACAGATCCAATTGTTCTGCTGTTGAGTTTCATCCATTTGGTGAATTTCTTGCATCGGGATCTAGTGACACCAATCTAAGGGTTTGGGATACCAGAAAGAAGGGATGCATCCAAACATACAAGGGTCATACTCGCGGCATCAGCACTATTGAATTTAGCCCTGATGGTCGTTGGGTAGTGTCTGGAGGACTTGACAACGTTGTAAAG GTATGGGATTTGACTGCTGGAAAGCTATTGCATGAGTTTAAGTGTCATGAAGGACCTATTCGCTCCCTAGACTTCCATCCGCTGGAGTTTCTCTTAGCCACTG GTTCTGCTGACAGGACTGTGAAATTCTGGGATTTGGAAACGTTTGAACTGATTGGAACTACTAGACCAGAG GCTACTGGAGTTCGTGCAATCGCTTTTCATCCAGATGGTCAAACCCTTTTCTGTGGATTGGATGATGGCTTGAAG GTTTATTCATGGGAACCAGTGATTTGCCGGGACGGTGTTGATATGGGATGGTCAACACTTGGTGACTTCTGCATCAACGAAGGAAAGTTTATTGGTTGCTCATATTACCGAAATTCTGTTGGGATATGGGTTTCAGATATATCG GAACTTGAGCCATATGGAGCAGTATCTGAGGATAAGAATGAATGCATGGTGAAAAGATTTAGTGTCTTGAATGATCAGTCTGAGAGAATGGGAAGTGGCCCAAGGGGCAGCGTATCCCCAGATTATGAGACAAGAGAGATAAAGAACATATACGTCGACT GTGGAAATTTGAATGTAGCGCAAAATCCAGGATCTCTGAAAGCGACATTGCCTTTGGAATCAGGAAAAGTAGCTACTATGGTGAGCGAGAAGCAGAATGCAGCATATTTTGGACCAGCAGGAGACAAGTATTCTAGTACATCGCGGGATAGTGATAGTGGAGAGGAATCTTCTTATTCAGAAAGGGAATCTATCCCTTTCTCAAGAACGAAATCGGGCATGTTGCTAAGACCAGCACATGTAAGAAAGACGCTAGCAAAGtttgaagaatcaaaacagTCAGCGGTTGTTCAATCTGCAACTCGAAAGAAAAGCGGATTGGCTGTTGAGGAGGAACCACAAACTCAAAACGCGTTTCTTTCAGAACAGAATGCTAGTAAACCTTTTGATGCTGAAGATTCTATCATCAAGGGTATTACTAACAAGTTTGAAAAAGCTTTATCATCGGAACCACCAACTGATGAAGCGAATC GTATGTTCCTTAAACCACCTCGTATCCATAGGTCATCAAATAGCAAGTACAATGACACAAGACGAGCAATGTCTGCTGATCCGGCAACTTTTGGCAAAGGTGGGATGGAGAACTCAGGAGACGTAGAGGATATTCCCAGCAAAACTGAAAGAGTTCTTTCACGAGAAAAACCTGGCGATGAACAGAAAA ACACTGAGTACCCTAGCGGCAGCAGAGAATTGAACCCTGTGAAGATTGTTGAAGGAG TAAATGTTGTCTCGGGGAGGACACGCTCCTTAGTTGAGAAGTTTGAGAGAGGAGAAAAAACTACTCATACTGAAGGAGCCAGTACAACAATAGAACAGAACAATAATGCAGTGCAGGAAGATCCGCGTAAGACATCAAGACAGACAGGTGAAACTCCTGTCATATCAACACGACGAGCTAGGAGTACTCCAGCCAGAGTGATGCCTATTGTTCTCAATCGGGATAGTAACGTGACATCTGATGAGCCTCCTTTAACACAACCAGCTAGGACTTCTTCATTTCCAGTGATGCCTGTGATACTCAATCAAGCTTCTAATGTCACATATGATGAGCCTTCTGTAGCGTTAACACAAGAATCTAGAACTTCTCATGCCCGTATATTGCCTGTGACATTCAATCAGGCGACAAATATTACATCTGAGGAGGCTTCTGTAACATTAAGGCGCCAACGCAGGAATTCTGCAGCACGAGTAAGGCCTGTGTTACTCAGTCAGGCAACATCTCATGAGTGTCCTGTAACATCAGTACGTCCATTAAGGACTTCTCCAGCCCGTGTAATGCCCACGAAACTAAATCAATCTGTTAACATGACATCTGATACATCTCATATAGCATCCATGCACCGAGTTAGTCCAACACAAATGTTGGCTACACCCACTGTGATTGATCAAGTGGCTGATATGACATTGGATGAGACACATGCAACACAAATTCAACCAGCTTGCGATAACATGCCTCAG AAGGAAGAGCCGAATATATCTGATAGGGAAGATGATAGTGACATAACTGAAAATCTTATGCTAACCCATAACGAGTTCTTAAGCACTCTTCAATCGAGGTTGACAAAGTTACAA ATTGTAAGACATTTTTGGGAGCGTAGCGATGTTAAAGGCGCAATTGGGGCATTAAGAAAACTGACAGATCAGTCT GTTCAAGCAGATGTGATCAGTATTCTAActgaaaaaatagaaattctcACATTGGATATGTTTTCTCAATTGGTCCCTGTCCTCACAAGCTTATTGGGTAGCAGGACAGAGAG GCCGGTAAATGTCTCCTTGGATATGCTCTTGAAGCTTGTAGCAGTGTTCGGTACAGTTATACGCTCAACTGTTTCAGCTCCACGGATTGTCGGCGTTGATCTTCATGCAAATGAAAG GCTAGAAATTTGCCAAATTTGTTCTGCGGGACTGCACAAGATTCAAAGAATTCTTCCAGTTCTCGCAAG AAGAGGCGGTCTAATAACAAGAAAGGCTCAAGAACTAAACCTAGTTCTTCAAGAACCATAG
- a CDS encoding Transducin/WD40 repeat-like superfamily protein (Transducin/WD40 repeat-like superfamily protein; CONTAINS InterPro DOMAIN/s: WD40 repeat 2 (InterPro:IPR019782), WD40 repeat, conserved site (InterPro:IPR019775), WD40 repeat (InterPro:IPR001680), G-protein beta WD-40 repeat, region (InterPro:IPR020472), WD40 repeat-like-containing domain (InterPro:IPR011046), WD40-repeat-containing domain (InterPro:IPR017986), WD40/YVTN repeat-like-containing domain (InterPro:IPR015943), WD40 repeat, subgroup (InterPro:IPR019781); BEST Arabidopsis thaliana protein match is: Transducin/WD40 repeat-like superfamily protein (TAIR:AT1G61210.1); Has 30201 Blast hits to 17322 proteins in 780 species: Archae - 12; Bacteria - 1396; Metazoa - 17338; Fungi - 3422; Plants - 5037; Viruses - 0; Other Eukaryotes - 2996 (source: NCBI BLink).) produces the protein MAKRGYKLQEFVAHSGNVNCLSIGKKTSRLLLTGGDDYKVNLWSIGKTTSPMSLCGHTSPVDSVAFNSEEVLVLAGASSGVIKLWDLEESKMVRAFTGHRSNCSAVEFHPFGEFLASGSSDTNLRVWDTRKKGCIQTYKGHTRGISTIEFSPDGRWVVSGGLDNVVKVWDLTAGKLLHEFKCHEGPIRSLDFHPLEFLLATGSADRTVKFWDLETFELIGTTRPEATGVRAIAFHPDGQTLFCGLDDGLKVYSWEPVICRDGVDMGWSTLGDFCINEGKFIGCSYYRNSVGIWVSDISELEPYGAVSEDKNECMVKRFSVLNDQSERMGSGPRGSVSPDYETREIKNIYVDSTGGNLNVAQNPGSLKATLPLESGKVATMVSEKQNAAYFGPAGDKYSSTSRDSDSGEESSYSERESIPFSRTKSGMLLRPAHVRKTLAKFEESKQSAVVQSATRKKSGLAVEEEPQTQNAFLSEQNASKPFDAEDSIIKGITNKFEKALSSEPPTDEANRMFLKPPRIHRSSNSKYNDTRRAMSADPATFGKGGMENSGDVEDIPSKTERVLSREKPGDEQKNTEYPSGSRELNPVKIVEGVNVVSGRTRSLVEKFERGEKTTHTEGASTTIEQNNNAVQEDPRKTSRQTGETPVISTRRARSTPARVMPIVLNRDSNVTSDEPPLTQPARTSSFPVMPVILNQASNVTYDEPSVALTQESRTSHARILPVTFNQATNITSEEASVTLRRQRRNSAARVRPVLLSQATSHECPVTSVRPLRTSPARVMPTKLNQSVNMTSDTSHIASMHRVSPTQMLATPTVIDQVADMTLDETHATQIQPACDNMPQKEEPNISDREDDSDITENLMLTHNEFLSTLQSRLTKLQIVRHFWERSDVKGAIGALRKLTDQSVQADVISILTEKIEILTLDMFSQLVPVLTSLLGSRTERPVNVSLDMLLKLVAVFGTVIRSTVSAPRIVGVDLHANERLEICQICSAGLHKIQRILPVLARRGGLITRKAQELNLVLQEP, from the exons ATGGCGAAGCGTGGATATAAGCTAC AGGAGTTTGTGGCACATTCTGGAAATGTGAATTGTCTAAGTATCGGAAAGAAGACGTCACGGCTCCTTCTAACAGGTGGAGATGATTATAAGGTCAACCTTTGGTCAATCGGCAAAACCACTTCTCCAATG AGTCTTTGTGGGCATACAAGCCCGGTTGATTCAGTAGCTTTTAACTCAGAAGAAGTTTTGGTACTCGCTGGGGCTTCTTCAGGTGTGATAAAGCTGTGGGATCTAGAAGAATCAAAGA TGGTTCGAGCTTTTACTGGACACAGATCCAATTGTTCTGCTGTTGAGTTTCATCCATTTGGTGAATTTCTTGCATCGGGATCTAGTGACACCAATCTAAGGGTTTGGGATACCAGAAAGAAGGGATGCATCCAAACATACAAGGGTCATACTCGCGGCATCAGCACTATTGAATTTAGCCCTGATGGTCGTTGGGTAGTGTCTGGAGGACTTGACAACGTTGTAAAG GTATGGGATTTGACTGCTGGAAAGCTATTGCATGAGTTTAAGTGTCATGAAGGACCTATTCGCTCCCTAGACTTCCATCCGCTGGAGTTTCTCTTAGCCACTG GTTCTGCTGACAGGACTGTGAAATTCTGGGATTTGGAAACGTTTGAACTGATTGGAACTACTAGACCAGAG GCTACTGGAGTTCGTGCAATCGCTTTTCATCCAGATGGTCAAACCCTTTTCTGTGGATTGGATGATGGCTTGAAG GTTTATTCATGGGAACCAGTGATTTGCCGGGACGGTGTTGATATGGGATGGTCAACACTTGGTGACTTCTGCATCAACGAAGGAAAGTTTATTGGTTGCTCATATTACCGAAATTCTGTTGGGATATGGGTTTCAGATATATCG GAACTTGAGCCATATGGAGCAGTATCTGAGGATAAGAATGAATGCATGGTGAAAAGATTTAGTGTCTTGAATGATCAGTCTGAGAGAATGGGAAGTGGCCCAAGGGGCAGCGTATCCCCAGATTATGAGACAAGAGAGATAAAGAACATATACGTCGACT CCACAGGTGGAAATTTGAATGTAGCGCAAAATCCAGGATCTCTGAAAGCGACATTGCCTTTGGAATCAGGAAAAGTAGCTACTATGGTGAGCGAGAAGCAGAATGCAGCATATTTTGGACCAGCAGGAGACAAGTATTCTAGTACATCGCGGGATAGTGATAGTGGAGAGGAATCTTCTTATTCAGAAAGGGAATCTATCCCTTTCTCAAGAACGAAATCGGGCATGTTGCTAAGACCAGCACATGTAAGAAAGACGCTAGCAAAGtttgaagaatcaaaacagTCAGCGGTTGTTCAATCTGCAACTCGAAAGAAAAGCGGATTGGCTGTTGAGGAGGAACCACAAACTCAAAACGCGTTTCTTTCAGAACAGAATGCTAGTAAACCTTTTGATGCTGAAGATTCTATCATCAAGGGTATTACTAACAAGTTTGAAAAAGCTTTATCATCGGAACCACCAACTGATGAAGCGAATC GTATGTTCCTTAAACCACCTCGTATCCATAGGTCATCAAATAGCAAGTACAATGACACAAGACGAGCAATGTCTGCTGATCCGGCAACTTTTGGCAAAGGTGGGATGGAGAACTCAGGAGACGTAGAGGATATTCCCAGCAAAACTGAAAGAGTTCTTTCACGAGAAAAACCTGGCGATGAACAGAAAA ACACTGAGTACCCTAGCGGCAGCAGAGAATTGAACCCTGTGAAGATTGTTGAAGGAG TAAATGTTGTCTCGGGGAGGACACGCTCCTTAGTTGAGAAGTTTGAGAGAGGAGAAAAAACTACTCATACTGAAGGAGCCAGTACAACAATAGAACAGAACAATAATGCAGTGCAGGAAGATCCGCGTAAGACATCAAGACAGACAGGTGAAACTCCTGTCATATCAACACGACGAGCTAGGAGTACTCCAGCCAGAGTGATGCCTATTGTTCTCAATCGGGATAGTAACGTGACATCTGATGAGCCTCCTTTAACACAACCAGCTAGGACTTCTTCATTTCCAGTGATGCCTGTGATACTCAATCAAGCTTCTAATGTCACATATGATGAGCCTTCTGTAGCGTTAACACAAGAATCTAGAACTTCTCATGCCCGTATATTGCCTGTGACATTCAATCAGGCGACAAATATTACATCTGAGGAGGCTTCTGTAACATTAAGGCGCCAACGCAGGAATTCTGCAGCACGAGTAAGGCCTGTGTTACTCAGTCAGGCAACATCTCATGAGTGTCCTGTAACATCAGTACGTCCATTAAGGACTTCTCCAGCCCGTGTAATGCCCACGAAACTAAATCAATCTGTTAACATGACATCTGATACATCTCATATAGCATCCATGCACCGAGTTAGTCCAACACAAATGTTGGCTACACCCACTGTGATTGATCAAGTGGCTGATATGACATTGGATGAGACACATGCAACACAAATTCAACCAGCTTGCGATAACATGCCTCAG AAGGAAGAGCCGAATATATCTGATAGGGAAGATGATAGTGACATAACTGAAAATCTTATGCTAACCCATAACGAGTTCTTAAGCACTCTTCAATCGAGGTTGACAAAGTTACAA ATTGTAAGACATTTTTGGGAGCGTAGCGATGTTAAAGGCGCAATTGGGGCATTAAGAAAACTGACAGATCAGTCT GTTCAAGCAGATGTGATCAGTATTCTAActgaaaaaatagaaattctcACATTGGATATGTTTTCTCAATTGGTCCCTGTCCTCACAAGCTTATTGGGTAGCAGGACAGAGAG GCCGGTAAATGTCTCCTTGGATATGCTCTTGAAGCTTGTAGCAGTGTTCGGTACAGTTATACGCTCAACTGTTTCAGCTCCACGGATTGTCGGCGTTGATCTTCATGCAAATGAAAG GCTAGAAATTTGCCAAATTTGTTCTGCGGGACTGCACAAGATTCAAAGAATTCTTCCAGTTCTCGCAAG AAGAGGCGGTCTAATAACAAGAAAGGCTCAAGAACTAAACCTAGTTCTTCAAGAACCATAG
- a CDS encoding Transducin/WD40 repeat-like superfamily protein, with protein sequence MAKRGYKLQEFVAHSGNVNCLSIGKKTSRLLLTGGDDYKVNLWSIGKTTSPMSLCGHTSPVDSVAFNSEEVLVLAGASSGVIKLWDLEESKMVRAFTGHRSNCSAVEFHPFGEFLASGSSDTNLRVWDTRKKGCIQTYKGHTRGISTIEFSPDGRWVVSGGLDNVVKVWDLTAGKLLHEFKCHEGPIRSLDFHPLEFLLATGSADRTVKFWDLETFELIGTTRPEATGVRAIAFHPDGQTLFCGLDDGLKVYSWEPVICRDGVDMGWSTLGDFCINEGKFIGCSYYRNSVGIWVSDISELEPYGAVSEDKNECMVKRFSVLNDQSERMGSGPRGSVSPDYETREIKNIYVDCGNLNVAQNPGSLKATLPLESGKVATMVSEKQNAAYFGPAGDKYSSTSRDSDSGEESSYSERESIPFSRTKSGMLLRPAHVRKTLAKFEESKQSAVVQSATRKKSGLAVEEEPQTQNAFLSEQNASKPFDAEDSIIKGITNKFEKALSSEPPTDEANRMFLKPPRIHRSSNSKYNDTRRAMSADPATFGKGGMENSGDVEDIPSKTERVLSREKPGDEQKNTEYPSGSRELNPVKIVEGVNVVSGRTRSLVEKFERGEKTTHTEGASTTIEQNNNAVQEDPRKTSRQTGETPVISTRRARSTPARVMPIVLNRDSNVTSDEPPLTQPARTSSFPVMPVILNQASNVTYDEPSVALTQESRTSHARILPVTFNQATNITSEEASVTLRRQRRNSAARVRPVLLSQATSHECPVTSVRPLRTSPARVMPTKLNQSVNMTSDTSHIASMHRVSPTQMLATPTVIDQVADMTLDETHATQIQPACDNMPQKEEPNISDREDDSDITENLMLTHNEFLSTLQSRLTKLQIVRHFWERSDVKGAIGALRKLTDQSVQADVISILTEKIEILTLDMFSQLVPVLTSLLGSRTERPVNVSLDMLLKLVAVFGTVIRSTVSAPRIVGVDLHANERLEICQICSAGLHKIQRILPVLAR encoded by the exons ATGGCGAAGCGTGGATATAAGCTAC AGGAGTTTGTGGCACATTCTGGAAATGTGAATTGTCTAAGTATCGGAAAGAAGACGTCACGGCTCCTTCTAACAGGTGGAGATGATTATAAGGTCAACCTTTGGTCAATCGGCAAAACCACTTCTCCAATG AGTCTTTGTGGGCATACAAGCCCGGTTGATTCAGTAGCTTTTAACTCAGAAGAAGTTTTGGTACTCGCTGGGGCTTCTTCAGGTGTGATAAAGCTGTGGGATCTAGAAGAATCAAAGA TGGTTCGAGCTTTTACTGGACACAGATCCAATTGTTCTGCTGTTGAGTTTCATCCATTTGGTGAATTTCTTGCATCGGGATCTAGTGACACCAATCTAAGGGTTTGGGATACCAGAAAGAAGGGATGCATCCAAACATACAAGGGTCATACTCGCGGCATCAGCACTATTGAATTTAGCCCTGATGGTCGTTGGGTAGTGTCTGGAGGACTTGACAACGTTGTAAAG GTATGGGATTTGACTGCTGGAAAGCTATTGCATGAGTTTAAGTGTCATGAAGGACCTATTCGCTCCCTAGACTTCCATCCGCTGGAGTTTCTCTTAGCCACTG GTTCTGCTGACAGGACTGTGAAATTCTGGGATTTGGAAACGTTTGAACTGATTGGAACTACTAGACCAGAG GCTACTGGAGTTCGTGCAATCGCTTTTCATCCAGATGGTCAAACCCTTTTCTGTGGATTGGATGATGGCTTGAAG GTTTATTCATGGGAACCAGTGATTTGCCGGGACGGTGTTGATATGGGATGGTCAACACTTGGTGACTTCTGCATCAACGAAGGAAAGTTTATTGGTTGCTCATATTACCGAAATTCTGTTGGGATATGGGTTTCAGATATATCG GAACTTGAGCCATATGGAGCAGTATCTGAGGATAAGAATGAATGCATGGTGAAAAGATTTAGTGTCTTGAATGATCAGTCTGAGAGAATGGGAAGTGGCCCAAGGGGCAGCGTATCCCCAGATTATGAGACAAGAGAGATAAAGAACATATACGTCGACT GTGGAAATTTGAATGTAGCGCAAAATCCAGGATCTCTGAAAGCGACATTGCCTTTGGAATCAGGAAAAGTAGCTACTATGGTGAGCGAGAAGCAGAATGCAGCATATTTTGGACCAGCAGGAGACAAGTATTCTAGTACATCGCGGGATAGTGATAGTGGAGAGGAATCTTCTTATTCAGAAAGGGAATCTATCCCTTTCTCAAGAACGAAATCGGGCATGTTGCTAAGACCAGCACATGTAAGAAAGACGCTAGCAAAGtttgaagaatcaaaacagTCAGCGGTTGTTCAATCTGCAACTCGAAAGAAAAGCGGATTGGCTGTTGAGGAGGAACCACAAACTCAAAACGCGTTTCTTTCAGAACAGAATGCTAGTAAACCTTTTGATGCTGAAGATTCTATCATCAAGGGTATTACTAACAAGTTTGAAAAAGCTTTATCATCGGAACCACCAACTGATGAAGCGAATC GTATGTTCCTTAAACCACCTCGTATCCATAGGTCATCAAATAGCAAGTACAATGACACAAGACGAGCAATGTCTGCTGATCCGGCAACTTTTGGCAAAGGTGGGATGGAGAACTCAGGAGACGTAGAGGATATTCCCAGCAAAACTGAAAGAGTTCTTTCACGAGAAAAACCTGGCGATGAACAGAAAA ACACTGAGTACCCTAGCGGCAGCAGAGAATTGAACCCTGTGAAGATTGTTGAAGGAG TAAATGTTGTCTCGGGGAGGACACGCTCCTTAGTTGAGAAGTTTGAGAGAGGAGAAAAAACTACTCATACTGAAGGAGCCAGTACAACAATAGAACAGAACAATAATGCAGTGCAGGAAGATCCGCGTAAGACATCAAGACAGACAGGTGAAACTCCTGTCATATCAACACGACGAGCTAGGAGTACTCCAGCCAGAGTGATGCCTATTGTTCTCAATCGGGATAGTAACGTGACATCTGATGAGCCTCCTTTAACACAACCAGCTAGGACTTCTTCATTTCCAGTGATGCCTGTGATACTCAATCAAGCTTCTAATGTCACATATGATGAGCCTTCTGTAGCGTTAACACAAGAATCTAGAACTTCTCATGCCCGTATATTGCCTGTGACATTCAATCAGGCGACAAATATTACATCTGAGGAGGCTTCTGTAACATTAAGGCGCCAACGCAGGAATTCTGCAGCACGAGTAAGGCCTGTGTTACTCAGTCAGGCAACATCTCATGAGTGTCCTGTAACATCAGTACGTCCATTAAGGACTTCTCCAGCCCGTGTAATGCCCACGAAACTAAATCAATCTGTTAACATGACATCTGATACATCTCATATAGCATCCATGCACCGAGTTAGTCCAACACAAATGTTGGCTACACCCACTGTGATTGATCAAGTGGCTGATATGACATTGGATGAGACACATGCAACACAAATTCAACCAGCTTGCGATAACATGCCTCAG AAGGAAGAGCCGAATATATCTGATAGGGAAGATGATAGTGACATAACTGAAAATCTTATGCTAACCCATAACGAGTTCTTAAGCACTCTTCAATCGAGGTTGACAAAGTTACAA ATTGTAAGACATTTTTGGGAGCGTAGCGATGTTAAAGGCGCAATTGGGGCATTAAGAAAACTGACAGATCAGTCT GTTCAAGCAGATGTGATCAGTATTCTAActgaaaaaatagaaattctcACATTGGATATGTTTTCTCAATTGGTCCCTGTCCTCACAAGCTTATTGGGTAGCAGGACAGAGAG GCCGGTAAATGTCTCCTTGGATATGCTCTTGAAGCTTGTAGCAGTGTTCGGTACAGTTATACGCTCAACTGTTTCAGCTCCACGGATTGTCGGCGTTGATCTTCATGCAAATGAAAG GCTAGAAATTTGCCAAATTTGTTCTGCGGGACTGCACAAGATTCAAAGAATTCTTCCAGTTCTCGCAAGGTAA